A genomic stretch from Penicillium digitatum chromosome 4, complete sequence includes:
- a CDS encoding Zn(II)2Cys6 transcription factor, with the protein MVVFVDLDDSFSDGSAFLEKPFPVVDPIASEPAELPTSPISPNETTEEIQNPNRNGFSAALSCYPIVKEIARAIDLNTLYALSNSCRQFHANLAPFRHQLARETLRCENEYIETLAEMLHSGSVLPDSIKSVIRLLSRSSGEHGRMTRGKVGKCARDMVGECRRCAKVVCRNCTIKPPSQPALKNRIRRLCRPCRTAPLSSHLTYITSDPHNPDSWDENSVAAIAFARNPCNCEEAVWLCTHCGMTLRSNDTTYRRVWTWRTRYSTYLGGGLGTGIGESCQGVKCGRGENCLAAQEIELEVDCEADEGSGSGGDTSTVQSPAAPPLFGYEGIGISVDSYDDDEEPGYFRQEVIGLGGVVKQKSKKRVNVGACVVEYEDERETGNYLEREEKGLHRAWCGWCSRVIPAKSEQT; encoded by the exons ATGGTGGTATTTGTCGACCTTGACGATTCATTCTCCGATGGATCGGCATTCTTGGAGAAGCCGTTCCCTGTGGTTGACCCCATCGCGTCGGAGCCGGCCGAACTACCCACATCGCCTATTTCGCCGAATGAAACGACCGAGGAGATCCAAAATCCTAATCGGAATGGATTCTCCGCAGCTTTGAGCTGTTATCC CATCGTCAAAGAAATCGCTCGTGCCATCGATTTGAATACCCTCTACGCCTTATCAAATTCATGTCGCCAATTCCACGCCAACTTGGCGCCCTTCCGCCACCAACTAGCGAGAGAGACTCTCCGCTGCGAGAATGAATACATCGAAACTCTTGCAGAGATGCTGCACAGCGGCTCTGTCCTCCCAGACAGTATCAAATCAGTCATACGACTACTTAGCCGCTCCAGTGGCGAGCACGGTCGGATGACTCGCGGGAAGGTGGGCAAGTGCGCACGCGATATGGTGGGTGAATGTCGACGCTGCGCCAAGGTTGTATGCAGA AACTGTACCATTAAACCTCCTTCCCAACCAGCTCTGAAAAACCGTATTCGCCGTCTCTGCCGACCATGTAGAACAGCGCCACTCTCCTCCCACCTCACTTACATAACCTCAGATCCGCACAATCCCGACTCCTGGGATGAGAACAGCGTCGCGGCAATTGCATTCGCCCGCAACCCCTGCAACTGCGAGGAAGCCGTCTGGCTGTGTACGCATTGTGGAATGACGCTGCGCAGTAATGATACGACATATCGTCGGGTTTGGACATGGCGCACGCGCTATAGCACGTACCTCGGTGGCGGGCTGGGCACTGGCATTGGAGAGAGCTGTCAGGGCGTTAAGTGCGGGCGTGGTGAGAACTGTCTTGCTGCGCAGGAGATTGAGCTTGAGGTTGACTGTGAGGCGGATGAGGGATCCGGATCTGGGGGTGACACCAGCACAGTACAGAGTCCTGCAGCTCCTCCGTTGTTTGGCTATGAGGGTATTGGTATCTCGGTGGATagctatgatgatgatgaggagcCTGGGTATTTCAGGCAGGAGGTTATTGGGCTGGGTGGCGTTGTTAAGCAAAAGTCTAAGAAGAGGGTCAATGTTGGTGCTTGTGTTGTTGAGTATGAGGATGAGAGGGAAACGGGGAACTATCTTGAGAGGGAGGAAAAGGGCTTGCATCGTGCTTGGTGTGGGTGGTGTTCTAGAGTGATTCCGGCGAAAAGCGAGCAGACTTGA